The genomic interval GACGCTCAAGCCGGCGGCGTAACGCGCTTCGTCAAATCGGAAAGCCGCTCGACGCCCGCACCTAAGTTAGATTCCGATTGCTTTTCGCACGCCAGACTTTTAATCTCTACAGTGGCCTGGCGCGGCGGTACGTGAATTGGGCGATACTGCGCACATGCGTCACCTTTCTGGCAGGAGATACCAATCGTGAACGGTTCCATCCACTCTTCGCGCCGCGCTGTTGGCGTTCTCTCTCTTTGCCTGACGAGCATGTCGATCGCTTTTTGGGGGCAGGACTCGGGTGCGGACGAAGTTCGCGTCGGTCGCAAGATCGACAACTTCTCACTGCACGACGCCCGTGGCACAACCCGAACGCTACAGGATTACAGCGATGCGAAGCTGGTCGTGGTTGCGTTCCTGGGCACCGAATGCCCGCTGGCGAATGCCTATCTGCCGCGACTGGCCGAACTGTCGGCCCAGTGGAAGCCGCAGGGAGTAACGTTCCTGGGCGTCAACTCGAATCAGCAAGACTCGATCACCGAGGTGGCCGCTCATGCGCAGCGGATGGAGATTCCGTTTCCGGTCTTGAAAGATCCGGCCAACGAAATCGCGGATCGCTTTGGCGCTGTGCGTACGCCCGAGGTTTTTGTTCTCGATGGCGATCGCGTGGTGCGCTACTGGGGCCGCATTGACGATCAGTACGGCGTTGGCTATCAGCGCAAGAAGGTCGGCCGTAGCGATCTTTCCACAGCCATCGAAGAGCTGCTGGCCGGCAAAGCTGTCAGCGAGCCTGTGACCGAATCTCCCGGCTGCTTGATCGGCCGCGTGAAGCGTCCCAACCCGAAAGGCGACGTCACTTATACGAAGCAGATCGCGCGGCTTTTGCAGGCCCGCTGCGTCGAATGCCACCACGACGGACAAATCGCTCCGTTCTCGCTGACCAGCTATGACGAGGCCGTCGGCTGGGCCGAGATGATGAAAGAAGTCGTCCACGAACGGCGCATGCCTCCGTGGATGGCCGCGCCCGATCACGGCAACTTCAAGAACAATCCTTCGCTAAGCGCCGACGAGATCGCGCTGTTGGATCATTGGATCGAGAACGGTTGCCCCGAAGGGGACAAAGCCGACCTGCCCGAGCCCGCTCACTTCGCCGAGGGTTGGGGCATCGACAAGCCGGACCAGATTTTCTACATGCGCGACGAACCATACACGGTGCCGGCCGAAGGGATCGTCAGTTACAAGCACTTCATCGTTGATCCCGGTTTCACCGAAGATCATTGGATCAAGCAGGCCGAGGTCAAAGCCGGCAATCCAGCCGTCGTGCATCACGTAATTGTGTTCATCCAGCAGCAGGGCTCGCTCGACTTCGGCGATCCGCAGATGGCGTATGCGCCCGGCATGACGCCGCGACGCCTGGAAAACGGCGCCGCGATACGCATTCCTGCCGGGGCCAAGCTGGTATTTCAGTGCCACTACACCCCCAACGGCAAGGCTCAGGACGATCGCAGCTACGTCGGCCTGGTCTATGCCAAGCCCGAGGAAGTGACGCACGAAGTGCTGGGGTCGAGTTGCGGACAGATGACACTCACGATTCCTCCCAACGAGGCCAACCACCAGGTCACCGCGCGGCACAAGTTCCGCCGCGATACAACGCTGTTGGGCATGAACCCGCACATGCACCTGCGGGGCAAGTCGTTCCGCTACGAGCTGATTCATCCCGATGGCACTAACGAGATTCTGCTCGACGTGCCGCGTTACGACTTCAACTGGCAGTTGTGGTACATGCTTCAGGAGCCGAAGAAGATCCCGAAGGGGAGCACTATGATCTGCACCGCTTACTTCGACAATTCGTCCGACAACCTGGCCAACCCCAATCCCAATACCACCGTGAACTGGGGCGAGCAGACGTGGGACGAAATGATGTTCGGCTTCTACTCGGTGATCAACCCGGTTGATCCCGTGGCCGAAGCGGCAAACAAGGCGACGAAGAAGAAACGCTAAGCGTGGAACTCAGCAGGTTTTTAATCTGCGCAAAATAAAATCGGCTGCGCGAAACTTGTTCGCGCAGCCGATTTGTGTATTCAATTTCAAGGCGCGCCGGTGGCGCGTGCCGCTAAGCCTGAAACGAGCTGCCGCAACCGCAGCTCTTCACGGCGTTCGGGTTGTCGAACGTGAAGCCGCGCTTCTCCAAGCCGTCATAGAAGTCGACCGTTGTGCCGTCCAAGTACAAGGCGCTCTTCTTGTCGACGACAACCGGCACGCCATGGCACTCGAATTTAGAGTCGATCTTTTCGTCGAACGCCTTATCGAAGCCCAGGTTGTATTGGAAGCCGCTGCATCCGCCGCCGACCACGCCAACACGTAGCACGGTCTCGGGTCCGAGCTTTTGCTCGGTGATGATGCGCTTGACCTCGTTCGCGGCCTTTTCACTCAGCAAAACTGCCATATCAGTCCGAAGCCTCCGGGAGGGTTGGTATTCGATTTTCGCAACCGGTTTATGTGATTAATTATACGATCCCTCCCCGAAAGGGAAGGGCGCAATCCGCCACGGAACTTGCGCTCGGAAACCGGCCCCGATTCCCCCGAGAATCGAAGGCCGCCCCCCGCGACTGGCCATCGAACGCCCGCCCGGCGTCTCTCCTACCCGAGAAATGCCCGAACTATGCCAGGCTACTGAGTTTGCGTAGCCGGCTGACCGCCTCGGCCACGGCCCCGACGGCAAACTCCACCTCGTCGGACGTGTTGAATCGCCCCAGGCCGAACCGCAGGCTGGCCCGGGTTTGATCCTCGTCCAGCCCCAAGGCTCGCAGGACATGGCTGGGCTCCGGGTTGGCCGAGGTGCAGGCACTTCCCGAGCTGACCGCCAGCCGCTGCATGCTCATCATCAGCGCCTCGCCGTTGACGTACGCGAAGCTGGCGTTGAGATTGCCTGCCAACCGCCGCTCGTCCGTCAGGAGCGGGCCGTTCAGCGTCACTCCTTCCAATCGCTCGACCAGCCCCCGATACAACTGGTCGCGCAGGCCAGCCAGGCGCACACGCTCCTCAGGCATCTCGGCCAGGCACAGCGACACCGCTCGGGCGAATCCCATAATGCCCGGCACGTTCAGCGTGCCACTGCGGACCCCTCCCTCTTGACCGCCGCCATCGATCTGCGGCTGCAATCGGGCCGCGGAATTTCGCCGCCGCACGTAGAGCGCGCCCACCCCCTTGGGTCCGTAAATCTTGTGCGCGGTGAAGCTCATTAAGTCGACGCCCAGCACATCGACGTCGACCGGTATCTTCCCCACGGCCTGCGTCGCGTCGCAATGCAACGGAACTCCTCGCTCGCGACAGATGGCCGAGATCTCAGTCAGCGGCTGGATCACGCCGATCTCGTTGTTGGCGAGCATCACCGAGACGAGAATCGTGTCCGCCCGAATGGCCTCGCTCAAACGTTGCAAGTCGACCAGCCCTGCCCGCTCGCTTCCGGCCTGCTCGACCGACAGTAACGTCACTTCGTAACCGCGCCGCGACAGCCTGGCCAGCGGATCGAGCACGCTCTTATGCTCGGTCGTGACCGTGACGAAATGACTTCCTTTGCGCCGTGCACGGTCGGCGATCCCGCGCAGCGCCAGGTTGTTACTCTCTGTGGCACCGCTCGTAAACACGATATCGCGGTCATTGGCGCCGATCGCCGCGGCAATTTCTGCGCGCGCCGCATCGACAGCCTCCTTGGCCTGGCCGCCGAAGGAATGGCTGACGCTGCCGGGGTTGCCGTACTGGTCGGTGAAGTACGGCAACATCGCCTCGACAACGCGCGGGTCGACGCGCGTCGTCGCGTGGTTGTCCATGTAGACCGGTAGATCGACCATGAAGTGAATTCTTCGCCCTGTTCCGAAAAGAAACGCAGACGTGCCGCCGCGGTCGAACCATGCAAAGCACCGTTCGACGCCCCGACGATTCCCTCGCCAGATTTTAGCCAGCCGCCAACCGTCAGCCTATGGTGTAACGTGGCCACCACCGGCGCGCACGACGTCTGACAACGGATGGGACACTGCCCTGCAGAGACACTTTCCCTCAGAGGTACTGGCCCTAGGGAATAAACGCCCTACACCTTTTTGCTCAGCTTCTCGGCCAATCGGGCCAAGGCCGGGCTGCAATCGTCGACGGGCAGATGGACATGAATCAGGCTCATGCCGCTGTTATCGGCCCAAGCCTTGATCAATGCGGCGTCGAACTCTCCTTCGGTCCGCACGACATAGCCCTTGCCGCCGCCGAATAGCTCGGTGATTTTCGAGTAGTTCCAGGGATGAATCTCGTTGAATTCGCCCGGGTGCAGGTAACGCTCGGTGCCGTATCCCTGGTTGTCGAGCACGATCACAATGTGGTCGAACCGATGCCGCACAATGCTCGACAGTTCGTTCGACGTCATCTGAAACGCCCCATCGCCGACCAGCACCACGGTCCGCATGTCGGGTCGCGCCACGCCCGTTCCTAGCGAAGCCGGGATCGCGAATCCCATCGACGTGTAATAGGCCGGACCGATGAATTCCGTCCGCGCATGCGTCGTCAATTCCGTGGCCGCGAACAACGCGTCCCCTACGTCCGAGATCACAATCGTGTTCGCGTCCAACGCCTCGTTCAAGCGCGCGATCAACCGCGTGATCGTCATTGGCGCTTGCGGTTGCAGCGTGTATTTCGCACCGTTGCGATGCGGTGGCACCGGGCGTACCGGGGGCGTCGGATGCTGCGCGGCCAGCGCGCGAATGAAATCGGCCAGCACGATGTTGTGATAATAGTGGTGGCGAATGCGAAGCTCTTCGCTGGTGGCGTAGATGCATTTCGACACGTCGAGATTGGCCGTGTAGATGCCCATGTCGATATCGGTCAAAAACGCCCCGAGTAACATCAGGCAATCGCTATCCTCGACGTATTCCGTGACCTCGGCCCGCCCCATCCCCCCTTCGTACATGCCAACGTACAGCGGGTGCGTTTCGCGCACGGCACTCTTCCCCAGGATTGTGCCCGCGATCGGAATTTGCGACCCTTCGGCCAATTTCAACAGCTCGTCCTGTAGGCCGAATCGATGAATCTCGACGCCGGCCAGGATCACCGGCTTCTGGCAGTCATTCAGGAATCGCGTCGCCTCGGCCACGGCTTCGGCCAGCGCGTCCGGGTCACTCACCGGTTCGGCCCGGCGAAATTCATACGGCACGCCCGGCACGACCTTGACCATGTCGCGAGGAATCTCGATGTACACCGGGCGCTTGTAGCGCGCGGCCGCCTCGAGCACGCGATCGATTTCGCGAAAGGCCGTGACCGGATCGACCAACTCGGTCGCCGCCACGCACAACTTCTCGAAAACCTCGAGTTGCGTGCGAAAATCACGCACCTTGTGGTGCAGCAGCGGATTGTTCGTCCGTTCGCGCATGCCCGGCGAGCCGGTGATCAGCACCACCGGCGATTTCTCGGCATACGCCCCTGCGATGCTGTTGGCCACGCTCAAACCGCCGACGCAATACGTCACGCATATCGCCCCCATGCCGTTGACGCGCGCGTAAGCGTCGGCTGCGAAACCGGCGTTATCTTCCCGGCAACAGCCGACCACATTGATAGGGCTGTGCTCCAGCATCGAATAGAACGCCAGCACGTAGTCGCCCGGAATGCCGAATATGTCGCGAATGCCGTAATCCTGCAGGCGCTGAATCAGAAACTCGCCGATCGAGAGCTGATCGACCGGCTTGCGCTCCAGGTACCGTCCGGATGAAATCCCACTGTGTAGTCGCGTCATCGAAGGGCCTCCTCTGCCAGGCATCCGCGTGCGTGACGGCGCAATCACCGCCGGCGCGGATTATCCCTAAATGGCAAGTGATATGCCAACTATTCCTAAAACACCGGAAAAGGCCGACTCTTTTGATCGGCGGACACATCCCGAAACGTCTCAAAACACCTCGGAGTCGAGATCGCGATCCCGGCCCCTAATTCTAGCTACTGCGCTCAATCGAGGCATGTTCAATCCGCGTCCGTATTTGTTCGCGCTCGTGGCGGTCGGATGCGTGGCGCACTGGACTGCCCCTAGAACCCCCGGGGGGGCGAAGACGTCGTAAACCTTCGACCAAATGAGCCGGCCGGGAATGCCGCGGCCGGCTCGTTCTATTTAGGACCTGCTATGGCTGGAACATTCGAGGGCAGTGCAAGATATCGGTAGAAGACGTTAACTACCTCTACGGAGTGCTTCAGATGACAGGCTAGGTTGCTTCGCCATCGGGCTTGTCTCGCCATTGGAAGGTATGGCCGCAGACCGAGCATCGGTAGTCATACGTCGTCGAGACGACTTGCCCCGATCCGTCGAAATCCGGTTTGCTGCCGACAACCTGTGCGGCATCATGGAAGCACTTCGGGCATCTAAGCGTTGTTTCGATATTCATTCTGACTGTGCCTAATGGCCGGCTAAATCCTTCGTAATTCGATCGACGACCGCTCGCCATTCGATGGAGCCAATCTCGAACTGCCGGCCAGCTGTTTCCTCGGCATTTCGCAGTGCGCGAGCATGTCGGCGCGAGATCTCCTCTTGATGGAGTCGCGCATCCTTATATTTGCGTCTCCGCCGACGCATACGATTCCTGCGCAAGTAAGAGGCCGAAAAATGGCCAGAAGGAATTGCGCATTGATGCAAGCGCAATTCTCAGAATTTCAAGAGCACGACATACGAGGACCGCGTTAGAGAACGGCGTTAGACGCCGCCCGCGCTCGTAATGAATAGCACCATGTAAAGCTGGTGCTCGGTGACAGCGTTTGTTTCGATGCGTTGGGACATCATGCAATCGGCAATGCTACTTGGTGCTTGCCGTTTCTGCTGTCGCTTTCAACCGCGCTTCGATTTCCGAAAGATCATAAATGACAAGACCTGCCGCAGGACCGATCATCCCATACCGCGAACGGTCAAACGTAGGAACTTTGCCATCGTCACGAACAGCTTCTGCGACGGAGGGGCTCGCGAACCGAATCATTGGCATTCCTCCTACAGCTTTAGTAATTATCGAGCCGATTCTAGTCGGCTAATCAATGTCTCCAATATATGCCCTTTGGCATACCCTGAAAAAAGAGCCCTGGGAGCGCGACAGCGTTCGCGGCCATCGCTGTCAGGCACGAGCCGCCAAACTGCCACCACGATCAGAAGGCCCGACACGACATTTTGTCGGGGGCGCGCTTCGAATCTAGCGCTGCTTCGACTGCCGCGCCAGGCGCGCACGCCGGTTGCGCAGCATCAGGCCCCAGAAGCCCAAGTAGGCCGCCACACATCCCAGCACCATCAGCGGCCTGGCCGGATTGTGGTTGAAGCGGTACGCGCCGATAGCGTGGAACACACCCCAGGCGGCTACCCCCACCACGATCAAGACAATTACCCAGCGCAGCGGATTGGGGGACTCTGGTTGGTTCACTTCACGACCTTCTGTGGGATACGCGCGGGAGAGCTCACGCCCGAACAACTTCGTCTTGCCTGATTGTAAGACGACCACCGCCTGGGTCGATACGCCCGCCGCAGGTACGATTGACACTATTCAAGGTCGCGGCGGAGTAAAAATCAAGGACCGGCGTCGTTCAGGACAAGAGAACCACAACGTCTCTAGCCGGGATCTGCGACCCCGGGGAAAGCGGCCTCGCGATATCCCGGCCTCGCCGAGGCCAGCTACAGAAAACGACAACAGGACCAATCGTGCTCGCTGATCATTTTCACAAAGTCTCGCACTTCCTGCACCGGCGGTTCATCCTGCTGTTGGTTGTGTCCTACGTTCTGGCTGGCTTCTTTCCCGGCCCCGGCTTGTGGATCCGCTCGACCGCGTTCCGCGGCGTCAGCCTGCCGATGATGATGCTAGGGCTGTTGCTCTTTAACGCCGGGCTGGGAGTCGAACTGGCCGAGTTGAACGAGATTCGCCGCCGTCCGCGCGGACTCATCTTCGGCCTGCTCGGCAATCTGATCATTCCCATCGCGTTCATCGCGCTGGCGATGATGTCGCTGCGGATCTGGCACAATCCGGACGAAGTCCAAAACGTGCTGGTGGGACTGGCACTCGTGGCATCCATGCCTATCGCCGGCTCGTCCACGGCCTGGTCGCAAAATGCCAATGGCAACATGGCCCTCAGCCTGGCGCTCGTGCTCGGGTCGACATTCCTCAGCCCGCTTACGACGCCTGTCGCTCTGCATGCCGTGGGGCTGATGACGACGGGAGACTATTCCGAAGATCTGCACGAGTTGGCCACCAGTGGCACGAATTGGTTTCTGGCCGTGTCGGTTATCATTCCCTCGGCGCTGGGAATCATCGGACACTGGCTGGCCGGCCCGGCGCGCGTAGCCCGGGTAAAACCGAATCTGAAGCTGGCGAACTTGCTGCTTCTGCTGGTGTTGAACTACTCGAACGCCGCGGTCTCGCTCCCCGAGTCGGTCGCCAACCCCGACGCCGATTTCCTGGCCATGATTCTGGCGATTACCGTGATGCTGTGCGCCACGAACTTCGGCGCCGGTTGGCTCATCGCCCGGCTGCTCGGCGTCAGCCGCGCGGATCAGGTCGCCCTGATGTTCGGCCTGGGGATGAACAATAACGGGACCGGGCTGGTTCTGGCCTCGATGGCGCTGGCCGATCACCCACGCGTGCTGCTACCGATTATCTTTTACAATCTCGTGCAGCATCTGGTGGCAGGTGTGGTGGATTACGCCCTTTCGCGCAGGCCCGCGCAAACCAGCAATACATGATCGCGATCGGCATCATCGGTCTGTTCATACCGGGCTATGCGCTTGCGCGAGCCTTGCGAGTGCCGTTCGCCTGGGGTGCCGCCTTCCCGCTGTCGGCGCTGATGATCGTGATGGCGGTAATTGCTTTCGCCCTCACCGGCGCCCCGGTTTGCTTTTGCACTGTGGCGCCGCCGCTATCGATCGTGACGGTCGTCGCGCTGGCCGGGCTATTTTTCGGACGACGCGCGCCGCGCGATGAAACGACAGAACCACCGCTCGGCCGTGGCGCGAAGTTGCTCTTCGCTGCGGGCGCTGTGCAAGTGGCACTCGTGCTCGTGGGCCTGCTGGTGCGGACCAGCATGTATCCGCTCAGCGGACCTGATACGGTTTACCGCTGGGAGGGGCTCGCGCGCTTGATGCTGACCGAGCAGGGGCTTGCGCATTATCCGCCCCTCACGGCCGAGGATTTCACGCACTACGTCTATCCCGATGCGATCCCTCCGCTGGTCGCAAGCGTCTATTGGTGGCTGTACGCGGCCTGGGGCGCGGCGCTACCGGAACTGACGTCCGTGCCTGTGATGCTGCAAGCGCTCTCCTGTTTTTTGCTCGTCTACGGCGCGGCGCGGGTTAGCTTCGGTGCCGTGGGCGGCATCGTGACGCTTGCGAGCCTGGCCAGCACTCCGCTCTTTATCGGCAGCGTCGCCATCGGTCAGGACACGGGCTACACGGCGCTCTCGTACGCCGGGCAACTGGCTTTCGCGCTCGCGGCCGTCGCCGACCCCAAGCGTCGCTACGTGGTCATGGCCGGATTGTTCGGCGCGCTAGGGGCGCTGACGCGTGAATACGGACTGCTCCTGTCGCTGGGCGGGTTCGCGGTGCTGGCCCTCGCGCCAAAGACGCGCCGGCTGTTGCCGCTGTACGCTCTGACCGTGGCCGTTGTTGCGGCGCCGTGGTACTTGCGCATCTGGTGGCTCACCGGAAATCCACTCTATCCGTTCGACATACTCCACCTGGGCCTGCCCACAAACCAGGTACACGTCGAACTGCACGACGTCTATCGCGAACTGGTAGGGGCACGATTACAGACTGCCGATGGCTGGGCCGAGATTGTGTTGCGCGCCGTGATCGGCGGTCCCGTGGCGATCGTCCTCGGCGTTGCTGGTCTGAAGCTGTCCGGCCGGCAGACGATCGGACTGGCGATCGCCGCTGTGCTGGCCCTGGTCGCGTGGCGGATGGCGCTACCGTTTACGCTGGGAGGCATCTCGCTATCCGTCCGAATGTTCGCGCCAGTCTACCTGACACTATCCATCGCTGCCGGGGCGTGCGGCCCGGCACTGGCGCGGCTCGCGCTACGGCGCCCGCAACTGTTCCGCGTCGGCATCGTCGCGCCGATGGCACTCGTGGCCCTCTATGCAACGTTGGGGGCATGGACGCTGCCGTTCCATCCGACCGGATTCCGCACCGCGGTCATCAGCCGGATCCATTACCCGGACGACGTGCTCGGCCCGCGCGTGCTCGCGGCGCAAGCCGTGGCCGGCAGCGGACTGCCGGACGTGGCCGTGCTGACCGACGACAGTTACCTGGCCACCGCACTAAAGCGCGCCCGCGTCCGCCCGGTAATGGCCTGGAGCCCCGAGGTATCGTTCGTCTTTGACCCGAACACGAGCGGTACGGAAGTTCGCCGGCGGTTGCGCGAAATGAACATCCACTTCGTCGCACCGTACGAGGGCAATCTCCCCTATCTACGCCGCTTCCCGTTCTACGCCGACGACAGCAAACAATGGCAACAGGTGCGCTACAACGGGGAGGCGTTGCCGCTGTTTTTCCTGCCGGAGTGAGCGCGATCGCTCGATGGGCGTCGGTGCATGACCCCAAAGATCGATCTTTCAGTTGTCCATCCTCTTGGATTGCCCTGTAGCCTTGTAATACCGTTGACCCTAGAAGAGCACTGTTTGCGGGGCATGGACCTTTAAG from Pirellulales bacterium carries:
- a CDS encoding thioredoxin family protein; this encodes MNGSIHSSRRAVGVLSLCLTSMSIAFWGQDSGADEVRVGRKIDNFSLHDARGTTRTLQDYSDAKLVVVAFLGTECPLANAYLPRLAELSAQWKPQGVTFLGVNSNQQDSITEVAAHAQRMEIPFPVLKDPANEIADRFGAVRTPEVFVLDGDRVVRYWGRIDDQYGVGYQRKKVGRSDLSTAIEELLAGKAVSEPVTESPGCLIGRVKRPNPKGDVTYTKQIARLLQARCVECHHDGQIAPFSLTSYDEAVGWAEMMKEVVHERRMPPWMAAPDHGNFKNNPSLSADEIALLDHWIENGCPEGDKADLPEPAHFAEGWGIDKPDQIFYMRDEPYTVPAEGIVSYKHFIVDPGFTEDHWIKQAEVKAGNPAVVHHVIVFIQQQGSLDFGDPQMAYAPGMTPRRLENGAAIRIPAGAKLVFQCHYTPNGKAQDDRSYVGLVYAKPEEVTHEVLGSSCGQMTLTIPPNEANHQVTARHKFRRDTTLLGMNPHMHLRGKSFRYELIHPDGTNEILLDVPRYDFNWQLWYMLQEPKKIPKGSTMICTAYFDNSSDNLANPNPNTTVNWGEQTWDEMMFGFYSVINPVDPVAEAANKATKKKR
- a CDS encoding iron-sulfur cluster assembly accessory protein, which translates into the protein MAVLLSEKAANEVKRIITEQKLGPETVLRVGVVGGGCSGFQYNLGFDKAFDEKIDSKFECHGVPVVVDKKSALYLDGTTVDFYDGLEKRGFTFDNPNAVKSCGCGSSFQA
- a CDS encoding aminotransferase class V-fold PLP-dependent enzyme → MVDLPVYMDNHATTRVDPRVVEAMLPYFTDQYGNPGSVSHSFGGQAKEAVDAARAEIAAAIGANDRDIVFTSGATESNNLALRGIADRARRKGSHFVTVTTEHKSVLDPLARLSRRGYEVTLLSVEQAGSERAGLVDLQRLSEAIRADTILVSVMLANNEIGVIQPLTEISAICRERGVPLHCDATQAVGKIPVDVDVLGVDLMSFTAHKIYGPKGVGALYVRRRNSAARLQPQIDGGGQEGGVRSGTLNVPGIMGFARAVSLCLAEMPEERVRLAGLRDQLYRGLVERLEGVTLNGPLLTDERRLAGNLNASFAYVNGEALMMSMQRLAVSSGSACTSANPEPSHVLRALGLDEDQTRASLRFGLGRFNTSDEVEFAVGAVAEAVSRLRKLSSLA
- a CDS encoding thiamine pyrophosphate-dependent enzyme, whose protein sequence is MTRLHSGISSGRYLERKPVDQLSIGEFLIQRLQDYGIRDIFGIPGDYVLAFYSMLEHSPINVVGCCREDNAGFAADAYARVNGMGAICVTYCVGGLSVANSIAGAYAEKSPVVLITGSPGMRERTNNPLLHHKVRDFRTQLEVFEKLCVAATELVDPVTAFREIDRVLEAAARYKRPVYIEIPRDMVKVVPGVPYEFRRAEPVSDPDALAEAVAEATRFLNDCQKPVILAGVEIHRFGLQDELLKLAEGSQIPIAGTILGKSAVRETHPLYVGMYEGGMGRAEVTEYVEDSDCLMLLGAFLTDIDMGIYTANLDVSKCIYATSEELRIRHHYYHNIVLADFIRALAAQHPTPPVRPVPPHRNGAKYTLQPQAPMTITRLIARLNEALDANTIVISDVGDALFAATELTTHARTEFIGPAYYTSMGFAIPASLGTGVARPDMRTVVLVGDGAFQMTSNELSSIVRHRFDHIVIVLDNQGYGTERYLHPGEFNEIHPWNYSKITELFGGGKGYVVRTEGEFDAALIKAWADNSGMSLIHVHLPVDDCSPALARLAEKLSKKV
- a CDS encoding bile acid:sodium symporter, with the protein product MLADHFHKVSHFLHRRFILLLVVSYVLAGFFPGPGLWIRSTAFRGVSLPMMMLGLLLFNAGLGVELAELNEIRRRPRGLIFGLLGNLIIPIAFIALAMMSLRIWHNPDEVQNVLVGLALVASMPIAGSSTAWSQNANGNMALSLALVLGSTFLSPLTTPVALHAVGLMTTGDYSEDLHELATSGTNWFLAVSVIIPSALGIIGHWLAGPARVARVKPNLKLANLLLLLVLNYSNAAVSLPESVANPDADFLAMILAITVMLCATNFGAGWLIARLLGVSRADQVALMFGLGMNNNGTGLVLASMALADHPRVLLPIIFYNLVQHLVAGVVDYALSRRPAQTSNT
- a CDS encoding glycosyltransferase family 39 protein → MIAIGIIGLFIPGYALARALRVPFAWGAAFPLSALMIVMAVIAFALTGAPVCFCTVAPPLSIVTVVALAGLFFGRRAPRDETTEPPLGRGAKLLFAAGAVQVALVLVGLLVRTSMYPLSGPDTVYRWEGLARLMLTEQGLAHYPPLTAEDFTHYVYPDAIPPLVASVYWWLYAAWGAALPELTSVPVMLQALSCFLLVYGAARVSFGAVGGIVTLASLASTPLFIGSVAIGQDTGYTALSYAGQLAFALAAVADPKRRYVVMAGLFGALGALTREYGLLLSLGGFAVLALAPKTRRLLPLYALTVAVVAAPWYLRIWWLTGNPLYPFDILHLGLPTNQVHVELHDVYRELVGARLQTADGWAEIVLRAVIGGPVAIVLGVAGLKLSGRQTIGLAIAAVLALVAWRMALPFTLGGISLSVRMFAPVYLTLSIAAGACGPALARLALRRPQLFRVGIVAPMALVALYATLGAWTLPFHPTGFRTAVISRIHYPDDVLGPRVLAAQAVAGSGLPDVAVLTDDSYLATALKRARVRPVMAWSPEVSFVFDPNTSGTEVRRRLREMNIHFVAPYEGNLPYLRRFPFYADDSKQWQQVRYNGEALPLFFLPE